The Pseudomonas rhizosphaerae genomic sequence CAGCATGTCGTCGGTGGCGCCATCGGGTTCCTGGTCGAGCAGCCAGAGCATCAGGTCGGGCATCGGCAGGGCGTTTTCGCAACGCTCGAGCATTTCCTTGACCGTGCGTGGCGCGCGCGGTGTGTCTGCCGTGTCGTTCTTGCGCGCCGTGGGGAAGGGCGCCGGCTTGGCTTCGAAGCGGGCCAGGGCGTAGACGTAGGCCTCGACCTGGCTGGCGCTGCCCAGAAAGGTGCTTTGCGGACGGCTGAACAATGGCAGGGCCGCCTGTGGCACGGCGTCCAGGCCCTTGCGGCGAATGGCCGAGAGCGCCAGGGCCGCGCCGCGGGTCACGGCGTTGTGCCGACGTGCCTCTTCGCGCAAGGGCAACAGCAGCTCGCGGGCATGGCGCAGGGTCAACTGCGCGCACGTCTGCATTTCGAGAATGCGCGCATGGGTGCGTAGCAGCATGTCGTCATCGACTAGGTGACCGAGGCGCTGCTGTTCGCTGAGCAAACGCAGCAGGACGTTCTCGACCTTGCGCACGCCTTGCTCGAAGGCGCCGTCGGCGTTGACCAGTTGGATCATCGGTTCGACGTATTCATCCCAGGTCGCGAGGACCTCGGCGTAGCGCTGGCGCAAGGCAACCTGGCGGTCACGAGTCTTGGCTCGCTCGGCCACGGCCACCAGGGCTTGTTCGTCGTTGGCCAGTTTCTTCAGGACATCGCGCACGCGCATGTCGAGCAGTCGAAGTTGCCGAGCCAGGTCGTTGCCATCGCGGATGTCGAAGGCATCCTGGATGTGCCCGGCCAGGCGTTCGAGGTGACGCAGGTAGGCTTCGATCTCCAGGCACAGGCCCAGGCGATGCTCGCGCCGCAGGTAGGCGAGGAAGTCGTGGATCTGCGCGTTGAGCTCGAAGCGGTTGGGGCTTTTCGCGACGGGTACCAGGATGTCCAGCCGGATCCAGGTGTCGAGCAGGCTGGTGATTTCCTGGGCAGTGCTTTCCAGGCGTTGGGCAGCCAGTTGCCGGCGCAGTTCGACAAGGCTCAGGGTGCCTTGGTCGAAGTGCTCGCACAGCGGCTCCAGCAGGGCCCAGTGGTCGGCGAGGGCGCGCAGCACGCGCTTGGGTTCGATCATCGGCTGGTCGACTCGTGCCAGGTTAAAGGGGCGCGATTGTACTGCATGATGGGGCGGGTATTGGTGCTGTGCGCGACCGCTCGTGTAAAACGTGGCGGCACATCGTGTCGAACATCGGTAGAATCCACCGCCTCGACTTACCCATAGATGGCTGACCTTTTGCTCAACGAGTCCCGTCGCCGCGCCTATCTGGACGCCATGCAGGTAGTGCACTGGCTGCCCCGCACCGAGCTGCCGTTCGCAGCGCCTTCGCGCGACTGTGTACTGGAGCACGTCGAGGCGTTGCCGTCGCCCTTGGAACCTGCCGAGCAGGCGGCGGTGACGGCAGCGTTGCCCAATGCACCGCGCCCCGTAGAGCCTGCGATGCCCGAACCTGCCAAGGTTCAGCGGCCCAAGATCGAGGTGCCGCGACCCAGCGCTGCTCGCCCGGCCATGACGGCCGTGCCCGAGGTGGCCGTCGAGGTGCCGGTTGCCAAAGCGGTCAGCCTGCCGCCGCGCTTTGCCTTGCAGGTGCTGCGCGCCGGTTCTTGTGTGGTGCTGGTTGAGCTGGCCACAGGGCAGGCGTTCCAGAGTCGCGATCCTTCCTACTTGCTGCTCAAGGACATGCTGCGCGCTGCCGGCCTGCCCGATGCGCCGCAGATTCTGGGCGAGCCGATCCGCTGGCCGTTTCTGCAGCGCGGCCAGTTGGACCAGGGGCCGGATGCGGCCTGCGATTTCGTTCAGGGGTTCGTCATGGCGCAGCTCGAGCAGGCGCCGTGCACGTGCCTGTGGTTGGTCGGGCTGCCGGCGATTCGTTTTGCCGGGCGTGCCAATGCCGAAGACTACAACCGCGAGCTGGAAGTGGAAGGGCTTGGGCTGGCCTGGGCCGTGCCGGGTCTTGAGCTGTTGATGGATGAACCCGAGCGCAAGGCTGCCGTGTGGCAGGCGATGCGCCGTCTTATGCCGCGTTGGAAAAACCGTGATGAGTGATGCCGTAAGCTTTCGCCGAATGACCGAAGCGGATCTGGACGCTGTACTGAAGATCGAATTCGCTGCCTACACCCATCCGTGGACGCGGGGCATCTTTCTCGATGGTTTGAAATCCTACGAGATCTGGTTGATGTTCGACGGCCAGCAACAGGTCGGCCATGGCGTGCTCAACGTCATCATCGATGAAGCGCATCTGCTGAACATTACCGTCAAGCCAGAGAATCAAGGTCGCGGATTGGGTTTGAAGTTACTGGAGCGGCTGATGTCCCGGGCCTACGAGCTGGGCGGGCGTGAGTGCTTTCTGGAGCTGCGAGCCAGCAATCAATCGGCCTACCGACTGTACGAGCGCTATGGCTTCAACGAGATCGGCAAGCGACGGGATTACTACCCCATGGCCGGAGGGCGCGAGGATGCGCTGGTCATGGCCTGTACGTTGTTCGAATGACTGCTTTGTTCAAGTAAGCGCCACCGATCACTGCCCTGCAGGAGCCTGGGAAAGTGATCGGTGTGGGCGCCAGCCTCAGCGTTTGCCGTCGAGCGGATCGATCAGGGCCAGTTCTTCTTCATCCAGACCATCGCCGCCGCCAATGTCATCTTCATCGACGAAGCTCAGCTCCTGGTCGGCAGGACCGCTTTCGCCTGGCTCGTTGGGCGAACGTGCGCCATCCTCGTGGATCAGTGTTTCGGGGCTCAGGTCGTCGTCGGTTGGGTTGTGATCATCCATCGAGGCGCCGGTCAGGCCTGCTTCGCGTACGCGTTCCTCAGGGACCAGATGCTCCAGTTCATCGGCTGGAATGGTGTCGCCGATCCTGCCGGTTGGACCGTCCGTGTCATCGAAATCCAGCTCGCGGACTTGGCCCATGCGGTCTTCGGTGTCGTCGATCGGGTTGGGTTGTGGCGCATCGTAGGGGCGATGGGAGTCAGTCATTACGGCAATCCTCTGGTGTGTGTCTAGATAGGGTTGACCCTCGTACGGATGGAAAGATTCAGCGCGATTTGTCCGTGCCGGCCGTGACCTTGTGCGGTCCTGGCCAGTCATAATTCAAATCATTCTTGAGGCTTGAACATGCATGATCTACAGGAACTGATCGACAACAACGCACGCTGGGCCGAGGCGATCAAGGAAGAAGATCCGGAGTTCTTCGCCAAGCTGGCGCGTCAACAGACACCTGAATTCCTCTGGATCGGCTGCTCGGACGCGCGGGTGCCGGCCAACGAGATCGTCGGCATGCTGCCGGGTGATCTGTTCGTGCACCGCAACGTGGCCAACGTGGTGCTGCACACCGATCTGAATTGCATGTCGGTGATCCAGTACGCGGTCGATGTGCTCAAGGTCAAACATATCCTGGTGACCGGCCATTACGGCTGCGGCGGTGTGCGAGCGGCGATGCAGGATCGCCAGCTGGGGCTGATCGATGGCTGGCTGCGGACCATTCGCGACCTGTACTACGAGCACCGCAAGGTGCTGGCGACCTTGCCGACCGAAGAGCAACAGGTGGACCGCTTGTGCGAGCTCAATGTCATCCAGCAGGTGGCCAACGTGGGGCATACCAGCATCGTTCAGAACGCCTGGCACCGCGGTCAGGAGCTGTCGGTGCATGGCTGCATCTACGGCATCAAAGATGGCCGCTGGAAAAGCCTGGACGTGACCATCAGTGGCTTCGACCAGTTGCCGCCGCAATACCGTTTGCGCGCGCTGGATTGATGAGCAGGAACGAGTGGGCCCGATTCAGGTTCTGAACTGGATGGGGTGGCGACGCGAGTCGCGGCCCTGCCGGTAATCAAACGCGAAGCGAAGGAGGCACGATGAAGTCTTATGGCTGGCTTGCACTGATGGCAGCGATGTCGATCGGTAGCGCCAATGCGGCATCCAAGGAAGTCCAGATCAACCTGGTCAGCGCCGAGGGCGCGCCACAGCCGATCGGCACGGTGATGATCGAGGAAACGCCCTATGGCCTTGAGTTCACACCCCAACTCAAGTCTCTGCCCGCGGGTGTGCATGGATTCCACGTACATGCCAATGGCAGCTGCGCGGCGGCGATGAAGGACGGCAAGATGTCGGCTGCGGAAGCGGCGGGCGGGCACTTCGATCCACAGAAGACCGGCAAGCACCTTGGCCCATACGATGCCAAAGGTCATTTGGGTGATCTGCCGGCGATCTATGTGAACGCCGATGGCACTGCGAACTATCCAGTGCTGGCGCCGCGCTTGAAGAAACTGAGCGAGGTGGAAGGGCATGCGTTGATGGTGCATGCCGGTGGTGATAACCATGCTGATTCGCCAGCACCGCTGGGGGGTGGTGCGGCGCGGATGGCTTGTGGGGTGATTTGATCGGGGTGTGAGGTTGGGGAGCGGTGGTGCTGCCTTCGCGGGCAGAGGGCTCGCCGCCCGCCCTGCTCCCACATGAAGTAACGCGGTGGTCAGAGCTGGACGGGTGTCAGCACTGGTTCGCCACTGAAGAATGCACTCAGGTTGCGTTCTACCATCGTCACCGTGTCCCGCGTGGCTTCCGGTGAGAGGCCGGCCACGTGAGGTGTGAGCACGACGTTGTGCAGCGTCTTGAAGGCGTCGGGCACGTTGGGCTCGTCGTCGAAGACGTCCAGCGCGGCACCGGCTATGGCGTTGGTTTGCAAAGCTGTTAGCAGATCCGCCGTTGCCACCACACTGCCGCGGGCGATGTTTACCAGAAAACCTTCTGGCCCCAGCGCCTGCAGCACGGCTGCATCGACGATGGCCCGGGTCTGCGCTCCGCCAGGGGTAGCCACAATCAGGATATCGCTTGCCGCAGCCAGTTCCACTGGGCTGGCGCAGTAGTCATAGCTGACATCGGTGCGCGGCTTGCGGTTGTGGTATTGCACACTCATGTCGAAGCCCAGCGCAGCGCGCTTGGCGATTGCCAGGCCCACCGCGCCCAGACCGATGATACCCAGGCGCTTGCCCGCTACCGAAGGGCGCATGGCCTTGACCCATTCACCCCGCCGGACCGAAGCATCGGCGCCTGGGATATCGCGCATCAGTGCCAGCAACAGCGCCAGGGTATGGTCGGCCACCGTCGATGCATTCACGCCCGCCCCGTTGGTCACGGTCAGGCCATGTGCCTTGGCGGCTGGCAGATCGACGTTCTCGTAGCCTGCGCCCAGCACGCAGATGATGCGCAGCTTGGGCAGCGCCGCCATCTCATCCGCGGTCAAACCCAACGGTCCGCGAGTGAGCACGGCGTCGATGCGGTCCGCGTGCTGCGCTATCGCGTTGGCCCGAGCGGAAGGCGAAGGCGCCATGATCAGGTCGTAGCCTTGATCTTCGAGAATCGACACGTAGTCGTTGATGGTTTCGACCAGCACCAGCACGGTTGCGCGCATGTAGACCTCCGGGGTGGGAAATGAAGGTCATGGTAGCAAGTTGTTGGGCAGCGAAAATGCACGCATAAAAAAAGGGCCTACCTTTCGGTAAGCCCTTTTTCGTACTTGGTGGCTACACAGGGACTTGAACCCCGGACCCCAGCATTATGAATGCTATGCTCTAACCAACTGAGCTATGTAGCCAAGTGGCGCGCATTATTCGCTCGAAACGAGATTGTGTCAACACCCCTTTGCAAAATATTTATGCGTGCGATCAAACGCTTAGGCAATGCGCGGGTGCGAGGGCGCGCGCGGCGCGGCGATCAGCCGCCGAACCAGCCCAGCTTGATGACGAAGATGATCGACAGCACGATGAGCGCCGAATTGAGTTCGCGCCATTTGCCGCTCAACAGTTTGACGGCCGTCCAGGTGATGAAGCCGAACGCGATGCCGTTGGCGATCGAGTAGGTCAGTGGCATGGCCAGTGCGGTCACCACGACCGGCGCGGCGACGGTGATGTCGTCCCAGTCGACTTCTGCGAGGCCTGATGCCATCAGCACTGCCACGAACAGCAGCGCAGGCGCGGTGGCGAATGCCGGGACGCTACCGGCCAGCGGAGCGAAGAACAGCGCCAGCAGGAACAGGCAGGCGACCACGATGGCCGTCAGGCCGGTTCGTCCGCCGGCGCTGACGCCGGCAGCCGATTCGATGTAGCTGGTGGTGGTCGAGGTGCCCAGCAGCGAGCCGGCCAGTGCGGCGGTACTGTCGGCGATCAGGGCGCGGCCCATTTTCGGCATGTGGCCGTCCTTGCCCATCAGGCCGGCACGTTTGGCCACGCCGATGAGGGTGCCGGAGTTGTCGAACAGGTCGACGAAGAGGAAGGCGAAGATCACGCTGATCAAGCCAACGTCGAATGCACCCTTGATGTCCAGCTGCAGGAAGGTTGGTGCCAGCGACGGTGGCATCGATACCACGCCGCCGAACGGGGTGACCCCAAGCACAATAGAGAGCACGGTGATCAGCAGGATGCCGATCAGTACCGAGCCGCGGACCTTCAGTGCTTCCAGGGCGACAATGATGAAGAAGCCGAGTATCGCCAGCACCGGTTCGGGTTTCGACAGGTCGCCCATGCCGACCAGAGTAGCCGGGTTGGCGACCACGATCTTGGCGTTTTGCAGTGCGATCAGTGCCAGGAACAGGCCGATGCCTGCGGCGATGGCCGAGCGCAGCGGCAGGGGAATGCTGTTGATGATCCATTCGCGGATGCGAAAGATCGACAGCAGGAAGAAACACACGGCCGAGATGAACACCGCACCCAGTGCGACCTGCCAGCTGTGGCCCAGGTGCAGGACCACGGTGTAGGTGAAGAACGCATTGAGGCCCATGCCCGGTGCCAAGGCAATCGGGTAGTTGGCGATCAGGCCCATGATCGCCGAGCCGATGGCTGCGGCCAGGCAGGTAGCAACGAACAATGCGCCCTTGTCCATGCCGGTTTCGCCCAGGATGCTGGGGTTGACGAACAAGATGTAGGCCATGGCCAGGAAGGTGGTGACCCCGGCAAGGATTTCCGTGCGCACGGTGGTGTTGTGCGCCTTGAGCTTGAAGAATGAGTCCAGCATGTTGCTCCCCTGAGGCGATGGACGCCGTGATCTGCGGCGACGGTGTGTGCTGAAACATAACTGCCTGGTCAGCTTTTGCGGTTTGCCTGTAGCAGGTTCCGGGCCATGTGCTGCAAGACGCCGCAGGTGCGCCATTGGTAATGCGTTACGCCCTGCATGCCACTTCTGGTTACATAACCTTTGCACCCATTGGAAGCAGTCCGCACCGGGGTTCTGCACCAAAGCGGAGCCGCGCTGCCGGTGTGGCGTTCCTGGGTGCAGGCAAAGGCGCCGGAAAGCGGTTGGTCTGAATCTTGCTGCGATGGCATTTTGCTGGCGCCACGTT encodes the following:
- the mksB gene encoding Mks condensin complex protein MksB, with protein sequence MIEPKRVLRALADHWALLEPLCEHFDQGTLSLVELRRQLAAQRLESTAQEITSLLDTWIRLDILVPVAKSPNRFELNAQIHDFLAYLRREHRLGLCLEIEAYLRHLERLAGHIQDAFDIRDGNDLARQLRLLDMRVRDVLKKLANDEQALVAVAERAKTRDRQVALRQRYAEVLATWDEYVEPMIQLVNADGAFEQGVRKVENVLLRLLSEQQRLGHLVDDDMLLRTHARILEMQTCAQLTLRHARELLLPLREEARRHNAVTRGAALALSAIRRKGLDAVPQAALPLFSRPQSTFLGSASQVEAYVYALARFEAKPAPFPTARKNDTADTPRAPRTVKEMLERCENALPMPDLMLWLLDQEPDGATDDMLYWFSRLSRDKRFNRQRLERRDYHTREHQLSLRSFALLSSAEPAVAAAPAHSASTDHAS
- the rimI gene encoding ribosomal protein S18-alanine N-acetyltransferase, coding for MSDAVSFRRMTEADLDAVLKIEFAAYTHPWTRGIFLDGLKSYEIWLMFDGQQQVGHGVLNVIIDEAHLLNITVKPENQGRGLGLKLLERLMSRAYELGGRECFLELRASNQSAYRLYERYGFNEIGKRRDYYPMAGGREDALVMACTLFE
- the can gene encoding carbonate dehydratase gives rise to the protein MHDLQELIDNNARWAEAIKEEDPEFFAKLARQQTPEFLWIGCSDARVPANEIVGMLPGDLFVHRNVANVVLHTDLNCMSVIQYAVDVLKVKHILVTGHYGCGGVRAAMQDRQLGLIDGWLRTIRDLYYEHRKVLATLPTEEQQVDRLCELNVIQQVANVGHTSIVQNAWHRGQELSVHGCIYGIKDGRWKSLDVTISGFDQLPPQYRLRALD
- the sodC gene encoding superoxide dismutase family protein yields the protein MKSYGWLALMAAMSIGSANAASKEVQINLVSAEGAPQPIGTVMIEETPYGLEFTPQLKSLPAGVHGFHVHANGSCAAAMKDGKMSAAEAAGGHFDPQKTGKHLGPYDAKGHLGDLPAIYVNADGTANYPVLAPRLKKLSEVEGHALMVHAGGDNHADSPAPLGGGAARMACGVI
- a CDS encoding 2-hydroxyacid dehydrogenase, with translation MRATVLVLVETINDYVSILEDQGYDLIMAPSPSARANAIAQHADRIDAVLTRGPLGLTADEMAALPKLRIICVLGAGYENVDLPAAKAHGLTVTNGAGVNASTVADHTLALLLALMRDIPGADASVRRGEWVKAMRPSVAGKRLGIIGLGAVGLAIAKRAALGFDMSVQYHNRKPRTDVSYDYCASPVELAAASDILIVATPGGAQTRAIVDAAVLQALGPEGFLVNIARGSVVATADLLTALQTNAIAGAALDVFDDEPNVPDAFKTLHNVVLTPHVAGLSPEATRDTVTMVERNLSAFFSGEPVLTPVQL
- a CDS encoding NCS2 family permease, translated to MLDSFFKLKAHNTTVRTEILAGVTTFLAMAYILFVNPSILGETGMDKGALFVATCLAAAIGSAIMGLIANYPIALAPGMGLNAFFTYTVVLHLGHSWQVALGAVFISAVCFFLLSIFRIREWIINSIPLPLRSAIAAGIGLFLALIALQNAKIVVANPATLVGMGDLSKPEPVLAILGFFIIVALEALKVRGSVLIGILLITVLSIVLGVTPFGGVVSMPPSLAPTFLQLDIKGAFDVGLISVIFAFLFVDLFDNSGTLIGVAKRAGLMGKDGHMPKMGRALIADSTAALAGSLLGTSTTTSYIESAAGVSAGGRTGLTAIVVACLFLLALFFAPLAGSVPAFATAPALLFVAVLMASGLAEVDWDDITVAAPVVVTALAMPLTYSIANGIAFGFITWTAVKLLSGKWRELNSALIVLSIIFVIKLGWFGG